The window GCCCGGCTTCATGCGCGCGAGTTCCGCGGCGCCGAGCAGGCCCTTGGTCTCCGGCGTCTCGGGGGCGGTGAGGGCGACGAAATCCGAGGACGCCAGCAGTTCAGGCAGACGGTCGGGCGCGTCGAGGCGGGTGAGCTCGGGGGGCTTTGGGCCCACGGTTCGGCGAATGGCCTTAACTCGCATGCCGAGGGCGTGCGCGCGGCGGCCGAGCGCCGATCCGATGCCGCCGTAGCCGACGATGCCGAGCGAGGCCCCGGCCACTTCGCCGGCGGCGGGCGCGGCGTGCAGGGGGCTGCGGGGCGAGTTCAGCGCGGACTGGACCCACTTGCGCTCGCGCTGCGCCCGCACCGCGAGGTCCAGGCCGCGGACGAAATAGAGGATGCCGGCCATGGCGTGGTCCGCCAGCGAGTCCGCGTACATGCCCGCCGAGTTCGTGAAGATGACATCGCTCTCCCGCATCTCCTCGAACAGCGAGTTCCGCGCCCCGGCCGCGCCCGAGTGGAACCAGCGCAGCTTGCGGGCGGCGAGGAAGACGTCGCGCCGGATGCCCCACCCGCAGTAGACCTCCGCGTCGGCCACCGCTTCCAGAAGCTCCGAGGGCGTCACGCGCACGCCGTCGCCCGTCGCCTCGAGCGCGACGCGGACGGACTCGATCTCCCACTCCGGATCCAGCGCGCCGCGGATGCGGTCGAACGACCACTCCGGCATCGACCAGTGGGGGGTCTCCGGCGCGTACATCCAGATCACGAAGCGGCGCAAGGCGACTCCCGGCGCTTGGGGCTCAGCCGCCGTCGCCCGCGGTGGCGGCCGCGGCGGTGGCGGCCGCGGCGAGGCGGGGCAGATCGGCGTCCAGCGTGCGGGGGCCGACGCCCATGCGCTCGCGCACGACCTCCATGGTGCGGGCGGCCTCGGCCCGGGCGCGCTCCGCCCCCGCCGCCAGGATCTCGATCACACGCTCCGGGTGCGCGCGCAACTCCGCCGCGCGTTCGCGCACCGGCGCGAGTTCCTCGGCCACGTTGTCCGCGAGCTGCCGCTTGCAGGCGACGCAGCCGATCCCCGCCGTCTGGCAGAGGATCTCGATCTCCTCCCGCTCCGCCGGATCGGTGAAGAACTCGTGCAGGGCGAAGACGTTGCACACGTGTGGATTCCCTGGATCGTCCTTCCGCACCCGCGCCGGGTCCGTGACCGCGGTGCGCAGCCGCGCCCACAGTTCGTCCGGCTCGGCCACCATGCGCACCGTGTTGTCCTTCGACTTCGACATCTTCGCCACGCCGTCGAGCCCGCGAACCCGAGCCCCCGTCCCGACCAGCGTCTCCGGCTCCGGGAAGACGTCGCCGAAGCGCGCGTTCCAGCGCCGCGCGACCTCCCGCGACAGCTCGAGGTGCTGGCGCTGGTCCTCGCCCACCGGCACGAAGTGCGCCCGGTAGAGGAGGATGTCGGCCGCCTGCAGCACCGGGTAGTTGAGGAGACCCGCATTCACCGACTCCCGGCCCTGGGACTTCTCCTTGAACTGCGTCATCCGCCCCAGATCGCCCACTGGCGTGACCGTGTTGAACAGCCACTGGAGTTCGCTGTGATAGGGGACGTGCGACTGCGCGAAGAGCGTGCAGCGTTCCGGGTCGATCCCCGAGGCCACGAGCGACACCGTGAGATCGAACACGCGCCGCAGCAGATCCTCGCGCTCGTACTCGCGCGTGATCGCGTGCAGGTCGACGATGCAGTAGTAGCACTCGTACTCGTCGACCATCGCCGCCCAGCGCCGGAACACCCCGAGATAGTTCCCGAGATGCGCGTGCCCCGTCGGCTGGATCCCGCTGAACACGCGCTTGCGCGGCCCCGGCGGGGCCCGGTCGGTCATTGCGCGCCGACCTCCAGCGTCTCGCGAGCGCGGATCAGGTCGCTCAGTTCCCGAACGTCCTCCCGAAGCTCCTCTCGGAGACCCGCAATCTCCTCCCGAAGCTCCTCACGGAGACCCGCCATCTCCGCACGAAACTCCTCGCGGAGACCCGCCACGCTCGCGTGCAGTTCTTCGCGAAGGGCCGTGACGTCCTCGCGAATAACCGTAACGTCCTCCTGGAGGGCCGTGACCTGCACTTCCAGGCGGGTCGCTCGGGTGACGAGTTCGATCTGCGTCGCGTGAAGGGCGTTCGTCCGCTCCCACAGCAGGGAGAAGCCTCCCATCACGACCGTGAGCGCGAGGGTGAGCGAGAGGCTCAGGTTCCACCGCGTGATCATGATCCCGTCCGCGACGCGGCGCCCTTCCGCGCGCGAACGGCGGCCCGCAGCGGCGGCGGGCTTGCCGGCCACCGTCCGGGGTTTTGCTGCGTCTGTGTTCGATTCGGACATTGAGGATCCCTGGGATGACGTGAACGTAACCCGTTGGCGTGCCGCGCGGAAACTTCCGGCGGCAGCGCCAACCACAGCATCGCAGGGGTCCTCAACGGACGATCAACGGCGGCGGACGACGACGTCGGGCGTAGGGGCCGGACACGCGGCCGTCAGGCGGGGGCTGCGGCCTCCCGGTGGGTTCCGTGGGCTTGGAGGATGGCTTCGACCAGGGGATCGGTGCCGAAGCGGATGGGGTCGGTGGCGGGGAGGCCGGTGACGTCGCGGGCGTGGCGGACGGCGGCGCGGGCGTCGTCTTCGGGGATGTCGTACGTGGCGAGGGAGACGCCGATCACGCGGCCGGGGACGTCGGGACAGGCCCACGCCAGCGCGTCCTCGTAGCGGCGGATCACTTCGTCCAGTTCCGGGAGCACGACCCAACTGTGGTTGCCGCCGTAGATGCGGGGGCGGCTCGGCATCCAGGTGAGGATCATCGCGTGCGGCAGCGTGCCGTGCAGGAGGCCGTGCGTGACGCCGGAGTAACCGGGGTGCATGAGCGAGCCCTGGCCTTCGACGAGGACGATGTCGACGCCCTCGCCGTCCTCGCCGCGGGCCGCCTCGAGCGTGAGGCGCTCGGCGGCGCCGGAGATGAAGTCCGACACCACCGCGTCCACGGCGATGCCCGTGCCGGCGATGAGGATCCCCGTCTGTCCCGTGGCCGCGAAGCCGGCGCGCACGCCCCGGGCCCGCAGGGCGCGCTGCAACTCGAGCGAGACCGTCATCTTGCCCGTGTTGCAGTCGGTGCCGACGGTGAGCACCCGGAACGCGTCCGTCGCCATGGCCCGGCCCGCGCCCACCGGCAGATCCGGGGGCGGTTTGCGGAGGTCGAACAGCGTGCAGCCGTGCCGGTCCGCCAGCGCCGCCAGCTCGGGATCGTTGCAGAGGAAGAAGTGAAGGCCGCTGATGATGTCGAGCCCTTCCTCGAGCGCGGCCACGAGCACGGCCCGCCACGCCTCGGGGAGCTGCCCTCCCTGGGGCGCGATCCCCACGAGAAGGGCCTCAGGGCGGGGTTCGGCCGCGAGCGCCTCGGCGAAGGTCGCGACGATGGGGATGTCGCCGCCGAAGCCCAGCGTCTCCCCCACGGTGCTGCCGGCGAAGCGGGAATCGATGACGGCGCCCACCCGCTCCGGCTGGTAGCGCACGGCGGACGAGGCGGTCTTCGCCGTCTCGACCCCGAAGGCCCCCTCCGCGAGGATCGCGAGCCGAGAGGAGGAAAGCCGCTTCCGCCCCGGGCCCGGGCTCATTCGCTCTCGGCCCGCTCCGTCTCGCCGGACTCGCCCAGCAGCTCGAGGAGTTCCGCCTCGGGGATCTCCTCCACGTCATCCGCGTCGCCGGCTTCAGCCGCCCCCGACCCGGAATCCGCCTCCGACCCGGCGTCCTCGCCGGAGCCGAGCGCCTTCACGTCCTCGGGCTCGCCGGAGGAGAGGAGACCCATGGAGGCCTTCATCTCCAGCAGCTTGTCCTCCACCGCTGCGTCGCCCCCCGCCTCCAGCGCCTTGAACTCGCTGAGGAGCGTGTCGCCGGTGAGTTCTTCGGTGACCTCCGCGCTCGCGAGCGCCTGGCGCTCCGCCTGTTCGATCCTCTCGGTCATCTGATCGAAGGCGCGGAAGGCGCTCTTGTCGTGAAGCCCCTGCATCGTGTCGTGGATGCGCTTCTGGGCCTCCGCGCGCTTCTGCTTCGCGATGAGGAGGTTCTTCTTGCGCTTCGCCTCCTCGATCTTCGCGTTCAGCTGGCGCAGCGAGTCCTTGAGCTTCTCCGTTTCGGCACGGTGGTTCTGCCACTGCGCCTCCAGCTCGCGCGCGTGCTCGGCGTGCTCCTGCCCGCGCACGAGCGCCTGGCGCGCGAGGTCATCGCGGCCCTCGCGGATCGCCAGCCGCGCCCGCCGCTCCCACTCCTGCGCCGTGGAGCGCGACTCCTCGAACTGCGCCCGCAGCTTGCGTTCGTCGGCGATCGCGACCGCCACCTCCTGCTTCGCCTGGGCGAGCTGGCGGCGCATGTCCTCGATAATCGTGGTGAGCATCTTCTCGGGATTTTCAGCCCGAGCGATGAGGTCGTTGAGATTCGATCGAATCAGCCGGGAAAGACGGTCCAGGACACCCATGGTGTATGCTCGTTTCCTGTGCTTGCTCGTCAGTCGGTAGATATGTCGGCGGTGAGGCTGTCCCAATGGGAGGTCAGCGCGAGCGTGAGGCTCTCGAGCGTGGCGCGGAACTCGGAGAAGTCGAGGTTCTCCAGTTCCAGCGTGTCGCTCAGGATGACCTCCCCGTCCTCGAGGCCGTAGGCCCCGTGGATGAGATCCACCGCGTTCAACTCCAGGAGCCTCCGGTAGAGCGCAAGCTGGTCCTCATCATCGATCGGGAGGTCGCGGATGTCCGCCCGGCACACGAGCACGGGCGGCTGGTAGTTCACCAGGATCCTCGGCTGCCGCTCGGCGCTCGCCCCGTCGGGGTGGACGATCCACAGTCCCTCGTCGAGTTCCTGGTAGTCCGCTTCGGTGCGGATGAGGAAGCTCTCTATGTCCTCTCTGTTCAGCATCAGTTCGGCCCCCGCAGTCGTGAATCGGGTCGCCCTTCCGGGCGAGACTCATCCGATGGCGCCCTGCCCCGGAGCCCGCCGCCCTCGAGGAGGCGGGTCATGAAGCGCTGCTCCTCCGTCAACCGGTCCACCTGGCCCGCCAGCAGCGCGACATGCTCACGCAGACGCTCGATCTCGTCATCCCCGCCGGGTTCCACCGGCGTGGGCGACGGGCGGGCCGCGAACCATTTCTGGGCCACTTCCCCGAACGTGACGAGCGCCACGATGATGATGATGAAGACGAAGACGCTCATCGCCGTCCTTGACGCAACTGGTACCGCCCGGGTCCGGCCGCCATCGGCGAAACGAACCTACGAGGCGGACCGGACCGGAGTTTCCCCGCAGACGGCCGCGCAAGCCGGCGAAAGCGGCCGTGCGAACCGGCGACGGCGGGCCATGATAACGCCGGAACACCCGCCACGTAACCCGCAGACGGGGCATCAACCGCCACGCCGTTGGCGTCAGACCGATCCGGGCGCGACAGTGAGGCGAACCCCCAGCGCGTCAAGAACCCTCATCACCGTACCGAGTCGCGGGTCACGCTCGCCGGATAGCGACTTGTACAGGCTCGGACGGCCCAGTTGCGCCCCCCGGGCGACCGTCGTCATGCCCATAGCACGGGCGACGTTGCCGACCGCCTTCGCGAAGAACTCCGGATCGTTCTCCGCCAGCGCGGCCTTCAGGTATTCGATGCGCGCTTCGTCATCATCGAGAAACTCAGCGCTGTCCCAAGGGGTGTAGGTTTCGCCGCTCACGCCGCCTCCTCCTCAGAGCTCGCCCGCCATGCGCCGGGCGCGTTCGCCGAAGTTGCCCTCGACGACGCGGTCGATGCGAACGACGATCCGCGCAAGGGCTCGCCTGTCGCGCAGGCTCTTCAACCATCGGAGAAACGTCTAGCTCTTGACGACGGTGTATTCTACGGGAGGACAAGTGTATCCCATTGGATACACTTGTCAAGCCCGAGGCACGGGCACGTCGACGGACGTGGCCCTCTCCTCCTGTGCGTTTCTTCGGGTCGCCAATGGTGTCTTCTCCCTGTTCCGCCATATGAACGTCAGCCGTGTCGGCACGGTCACACAAAAGATCGCGGAGGAGATCAACGGGTTATGAAGAGAAGACGGCGGCTGCGGCGGCGAAGCCGGCATAACGCGGGGGCTCGCGCCACGGAACCCGCAGGAGGCATTCCATATGTAGTGCGATGAATAACCCGGCCTCCACTCCCATTCCCCCCAAAAAAGGAAAGCCGAAGGGCTGCTATCCGGACAAGGCGCTCTCGGCCCAGTTCGTGCGCGCGGCGCCGCCGGGCCGGTACGCGACGGCAACACGCTGTACCCGTTCGTGCAGGAGAGCGGAGCCCGGAGCTGAGTGCAGCACCTCGTCATCCGCGGGCGGCGCCACGACGTGGGATTCGGCAGCGTCGCGCTCGTCTCGCTGGCCGAGGCCCGGGTGAAGGCGCGGGCGAACCGCAAACGGTAGCCCGAATCGCTAGCTTGAGATCATCGTCGAAGGAGCCTCCATGCCCGGACCGAAAGCAGACACACCCGAAGCCGGTGCGGATGCCGGGCGGACGCGCGTTGACCCCCGCCGATCCCGCACGCGCGTTCAACCAACGGGAGCCACGGACGGCATCACGATCACCCGCTGGAGCCTGGGACTCTTCATCACGTTCGCGCTCTCCGTCGTGACCGCGGCCTTCACCCTCGTCTGGAACCAGACCCTGAAGCTCGGTGACACACAGGTGCAACTCGTCGCCCACGTCGCCGGTCTGGATGCGCGGATGATCAGTCTCGAGACGCGTGTGGCCGGCGTCGAGACGGAGGTGCGCGACCTGCGCGCGGAGGTACGCGTGGAGATCGGCGGTCTGCGCGAGCAGATGCGCGAACTCGCCGAGCTCATCCGCGACCCGGAACCGCCTCGTCCGCCGTCCCAGTAGGTGACACGCCCCCGCTTCAGGGGCCGGTCCAGGGGTCCAGGACGTCGATTGCCAACTCCCGCAATAGGGTGCTTGCCCCTTGGGCTTGGGCGCCGCGACACACTTGAGGCCGGGTTCGGTTGATACGACATTGAACGTCGCCGGGAGGTTCGGTGCAGACGGGCGAACGCGGCCGCACGGCGCGCATCGCACTTCGAACCTCCTGTGGAAGGCGTGGAAACGATGGGATTGGACGTGATCGGAATCCTGAGCGTGATGCTGGCGATCCTCGGCGTGGGCGTGACCATGGGCGGCCTCGCGCTCCGCGGCATCGGGAATCTCAAGGAGTATCTCACCAAGAGGACCGACAGGCTCTCCGACCAGTTGGAGAGCGCGCACAAGGAGCTTCGCGACGAGCTGAAAGCCGAGCTCGTCGGTCTGCGCAACGAAGGGAGAGCCGACATCGTCGGTCTGCGCGACGAAGTGAAGGGCGACATCGTGAGTCTGCGCAGCGAGCTGAAGGGCGAGATCGCCGGTCTGCGCGACGAAGTGAAGGGCGAGATCGCCGGTCTGCGAGACGAAGTGAAGGGCGAGATCGTCGGTCTGCGCGACGAAGTGAAGGGCGAGATCGCCGGTCTGCGAGACCGCATCGACGCCGTCCACTCGGAAGTGGTCGAGATGCGCTTAGCCATTGGCGACCGCGTGGCCAGACTCGAAGGGCGTGTGTTCGGCGTGCCCCTCACGGATACCGGCACCGACTAGCGCCGGTCGGCGGCGATTCGAGCTTGTACCGACCTCCTATCGTTACCGCGGGGGGGCGGCCGGGATGCCGCGGCTCACGAGAACCTCCAGCTCCGATCCGGCCGCTCCGGCCGCCGCCAGCCCGGCCGACGCGGCGGTCCGGACGGGGTCGCCGGAGGATGGGCCGCGCAGAATGCCGAGCAGACGGCCGCTCTCGGGATCGCGCAGGATGGCCATGGGCCGGTCCGTGGCCCGGTCCAGCGTGGTCGATCCTGCGGGGCCGGAGAGCGTGATGCTCGCGAGGCGGCCGACCCACTCGGCCGGCGCGGGCAGCGCGATGACGAAGGCCGAGCCGCCATCGCCGTCCACCGTTGCCTGCATGTCGAAGCTCAACGAGAACAACTCGTCGCCGGTCTCGGCGCGGCCCGTGAGTTCGTACTCGCCGTCCGAGGGTGGCACGGAGGGCGGGGCATCCAGCACGAAGGCGGGTTCGAGGAAGGGCTCGCCCCGCGCGTCGGCGCCGCCCCAGAGCAGAAGCGTCGTCGTCGGAGCCTGCGCGGGAACAGGACCGCGTACGGCCGCAACGCGGGACGCGCTGGCGTCGGTTTCCGTCTGGAGTCGGTAGTTCAGGGCCTTCGTGAACCCGTAGCCGCTGATCCAGTGCGGAGGACCGCAGTAGGACATGATGTCCGCCGCGCGGGGCGATACCAGGGCCCCGCTGCCCCGGAAGTCGTATCCGCGGTTGCCGACCGTCCCATCCGGCTGCGGGAACGCCGGATCCGGGCCGCCGGCGCCGCCGCACGGCGCGTGGCGGAGACTCAGGTTGTGCCCGATTTCATGGCTGATCACGAAGGGGTCGGCCACGCTGAAGCTGTAGAAGCCGCCGATCGCGGCGATCCCCGACTGCCCGCCGATGACGTAGGCGGGCATGATGCCCATGTACCGGCCCCTTCTGCCTTCCAGGGTCCAGGCCAGGGCAGTTTCCAGATACAGGGTGACGACGTTCGTGGTCGACGTCAGGATGGGCTCGTGGGCCTTCACGTCGAGGTCCCGGACCGGGAGGAGCGTCCGCGTATGCCACAGCATTTCGTGTCCCTGCGGATCCTGCGCCATCCCCTCGGCAATGTCGACGATGGATAGATCGGAACCCGCGGCCCACACGAACGGAACGACGGTGAGGTCGAGTGCCGGCACGGCCTCCACCCGGACGCTTGCACGGCCCGTCTCGGGGATCCGCGGCGCGACCCCCAGTCCGGGATCCAGTGTGTTGGCGGGGTCGACCTCCACGACGAACTCCAGGCCCGGCTGGATGACGGATCCCGGGATCTCGATGTTCGCCGACTTGTCGAGCGCGCGCTCGGCGTCCTCCACGTCGGTGGGGATGGGGGTCCCGGAGCCGGGAATATCGGCGACGTACGTCTCGACGCCATCGAGGTAGAACGTGGCCCGCATCGGCGGGAGGCCCTCGCTCGTGCTGCGCGAGGCCGTCACGAAGACGCGCAGCAGCGCCTCGTCGCCGGCGACGAGGGGCACGGGAAACGCCGACGACTGTATGGCCTGCGTCAGGTACGCTCCCGAGCCGCGCGCCGCCTTGCACGCCCGCACCTGTGCCAGCTGAACGCCGGACAGCCATGCCTGAAAACCGGCGTCGGCGTTCGCGCACAGATCCGTACCGTTCAGCAGGAGTTCCTGCAGCCCGGTCAGAGCCGTCAGCCGCTCGGGCAGCGGCCCGGACAGTCCCGGGTTGTTCGTCAGGTGGAGCTGTCGGAGCGAGGCGAGGTCGCCCAGTTCCTCCGGCAGCGGGCCGGTCAGCCGGTTCCCGATCACCGACAGCACGCGCAACCGGGACAGAGCGCCGAGTTCCGCCGGGATCGGGCCCGCCAGGTCGTTGTTGTAGAGGTACAGCTCCGTGACGTTCGGCAGGCGGCCCAGTTCGGGCGGGATCGGCCCCGTCAGGTCGTTGTGGTAGAGGTAAAGCCGGGCGAGGTTCGACAAGCCGCCCAGTTCGGCCGGAATCGGTCCCGTCAGGTTGTTGCCGTTGAGAAACAGACTCGTCAGTCCGGACAGGCCGCCCAGCGAGGGCGGAATCGGGCCCGTCAGATCGTTGGAGCCGAGGGCCAGCGCCGTCAGAGCGGGGAGGCTGCCGAGTTCGGGCGGAATCGATCCCGTCAGGCCGTTGTACGAAAGGTCCAGCACCGTGAGGCGGGAGAGGCGGCTCAGTTCGGGCGGGATCGGGCCCCTCAAGCCGCTGAACCTGAGGTTCAGCACGGTCAGGCGGGAGAGGCCGCCCAGCTCGGGCGGGATCGATGCCGTCAGGCCGTTGGATCCGAGGTTCAGCGTTGTCAGGCGAGAGAGGTTGCCCAGTCCGGGGGGGATGGGTCCGGTCAGGTCGTTGAACGCGAGGTCCAGCACCACGAGGTAGGAAAGGCCGCCCAGTGCGGGCGGAATCCGCCCCGTAAGGTCGTTGGAGCGCAGCTCCAGCGTCGTGAGGCCGGACAGGTTGCCCAGCTCCGCCGGGATGCGTCCCGTGAGGCTGTTGGCCCGGAGGTCCAGCCGGGCAAGGTTGGAGAGGCCGCCCAGCTCCGGCGGCACCAGCCCCGTCAGGTTGTTGGAGGCGAGAGACAGCCCGACGACACGGCCATCGGCGTCCAGCGTCACCCCCGCCCATTCGTTGAGCGGCCGGTCGGAAAGCCAGTTTGCATGGTCCGCCCAGCGGGGGCCGCCGGTCGCCTCGTAGAGCAGCGCCAGGATCTCCCGGTCGTCGAGGGCCGAGCACGCCGTGCCCGTGCCCTCGTGCGACGGAATCGCGCCCAGCCATGCGCCGAACGATCTGGCGGGCGAGATGCAGAGTCCGGTGTCCGCATAGTGAAGTTCCCGCAGGGAGAGCGCGGACAGCGACAGGGGCAGCGGACCCTCCAGCCCGGGGTTCCCGCCGATCCTGAGCGACGTCAGGCTGCTGAGCTGCCCCAGCCGCGCGGGCACGCGGCCGGTCATCCCGTTGTCCGCGAGGTCGACGCGGACCACCCGCCCGAGGGAGTCGGAGTCGATGCCGTGCCAGTCGCCCAGCGGGCCGTCTCCGAGCCACCCGTCCGAGCGGATCCAGTCCGTCCCGCCGCCGGCCTCGTACAGCGACGCGAGCACGGCCCGGTCGCGCGCATCGCAGAGCGGGCCCACGTAGACCTCGAGGCCCGCGAGCCAGGCCCGAAAGTCCGCCGACCCGGAGACGCAGAGGCCGTCGTTGCTCTCGAAGTGCAGCGTCTGGAACCGCTCGAGCTCCAGGAACCCCGCCGGGATCGACCCGGCGAGCCGGTTCCTCTCGAGCCCCAGCCTCCGGAGGTTGCGCAGGTTGCTCAACTCGGGCGGTATCGGCCCGGTCAGATCGTTCCGGCGCAGCCGAAGGACCTCGAGGCGGCCGAGCGCGCCCAGCTCCGGCGGAATCCCACCCCTCAGTTGGTTTACGCCGAGGTTCAGGCTCTCCAGGCTGGCCAGCCGGCCCAGTGCGGGCGGAATCCGCCCCGCCAGCCTGTTACGCTCTAGATCGAGCGTCTCCAGGCGCACCAGACGTCCGAGTTCCGGCGGAATCGACCCGACCAGGTTGCTCGCCGAGAGCCGCAGCGCGGTGAC is drawn from Candidatus Palauibacter polyketidifaciens and contains these coding sequences:
- a CDS encoding D-2-hydroxyacid dehydrogenase; its protein translation is MRRFVIWMYAPETPHWSMPEWSFDRIRGALDPEWEIESVRVALEATGDGVRVTPSELLEAVADAEVYCGWGIRRDVFLAARKLRWFHSGAAGARNSLFEEMRESDVIFTNSAGMYADSLADHAMAGILYFVRGLDLAVRAQRERKWVQSALNSPRSPLHAAPAAGEVAGASLGIVGYGGIGSALGRRAHALGMRVKAIRRTVGPKPPELTRLDAPDRLPELLASSDFVALTAPETPETKGLLGAAELARMKPGAVLINLARGTLVDEPALVRALEGGHLRGAMLDVFRMEPLPSRHPLWGLDNVLITPHVGGTSAHFWQRETDLIVRNISRYQRGDPLENRVDKARGY
- the trpS gene encoding tryptophan--tRNA ligase, producing the protein MTDRAPPGPRKRVFSGIQPTGHAHLGNYLGVFRRWAAMVDEYECYYCIVDLHAITREYEREDLLRRVFDLTVSLVASGIDPERCTLFAQSHVPYHSELQWLFNTVTPVGDLGRMTQFKEKSQGRESVNAGLLNYPVLQAADILLYRAHFVPVGEDQRQHLELSREVARRWNARFGDVFPEPETLVGTGARVRGLDGVAKMSKSKDNTVRMVAEPDELWARLRTAVTDPARVRKDDPGNPHVCNVFALHEFFTDPAEREEIEILCQTAGIGCVACKRQLADNVAEELAPVRERAAELRAHPERVIEILAAGAERARAEAARTMEVVRERMGVGPRTLDADLPRLAAAATAAAATAGDGG
- a CDS encoding DUF1611 domain-containing protein — protein: MSPGPGRKRLSSSRLAILAEGAFGVETAKTASSAVRYQPERVGAVIDSRFAGSTVGETLGFGGDIPIVATFAEALAAEPRPEALLVGIAPQGGQLPEAWRAVLVAALEEGLDIISGLHFFLCNDPELAALADRHGCTLFDLRKPPPDLPVGAGRAMATDAFRVLTVGTDCNTGKMTVSLELQRALRARGVRAGFAATGQTGILIAGTGIAVDAVVSDFISGAAERLTLEAARGEDGEGVDIVLVEGQGSLMHPGYSGVTHGLLHGTLPHAMILTWMPSRPRIYGGNHSWVVLPELDEVIRRYEDALAWACPDVPGRVIGVSLATYDIPEDDARAAVRHARDVTGLPATDPIRFGTDPLVEAILQAHGTHREAAAPA
- a CDS encoding PspA/IM30 family protein, with the translated sequence MGVLDRLSRLIRSNLNDLIARAENPEKMLTTIIEDMRRQLAQAKQEVAVAIADERKLRAQFEESRSTAQEWERRARLAIREGRDDLARQALVRGQEHAEHARELEAQWQNHRAETEKLKDSLRQLNAKIEEAKRKKNLLIAKQKRAEAQKRIHDTMQGLHDKSAFRAFDQMTERIEQAERQALASAEVTEELTGDTLLSEFKALEAGGDAAVEDKLLEMKASMGLLSSGEPEDVKALGSGEDAGSEADSGSGAAEAGDADDVEEIPEAELLELLGESGETERAESE
- a CDS encoding CesT family type III secretion system chaperone gives rise to the protein MLNREDIESFLIRTEADYQELDEGLWIVHPDGASAERQPRILVNYQPPVLVCRADIRDLPIDDEDQLALYRRLLELNAVDLIHGAYGLEDGEVILSDTLELENLDFSEFRATLESLTLALTSHWDSLTADISTD
- a CDS encoding addiction module antidote protein — its product is MSGETYTPWDSAEFLDDDEARIEYLKAALAENDPEFFAKAVGNVARAMGMTTVARGAQLGRPSLYKSLSGERDPRLGTVMRVLDALGVRLTVAPGSV
- a CDS encoding Ig-like domain-containing protein — translated: MSLRRTFVLGAVLAGPGWLAGCGDSTTDPVPPPPPPPDPPRATTVAVSPAAAELAALGATVQLAAEVRDQNGQVMAGAAVTWTSGSPGVATVSASGLVTAVGNGTATITATAGSAAGSSTVTVAQADRAVLVALYEATNGAGWLENGGWLSDRPIGEWHGVTTAADGRVTALRLSASNLVGSIPPELGRLVRLETLDLERNRLAGRIPPALGRLASLESLNLGVNQLRGGIPPELGALGRLEVLRLRRNDLTGPIPPELSNLRNLRRLGLERNRLAGSIPAGFLELERFQTLHFESNDGLCVSGSADFRAWLAGLEVYVGPLCDARDRAVLASLYEAGGGTDWIRSDGWLGDGPLGDWHGIDSDSLGRVVRVDLADNGMTGRVPARLGQLSSLTSLRIGGNPGLEGPLPLSLSALSLRELHYADTGLCISPARSFGAWLGAIPSHEGTGTACSALDDREILALLYEATGGPRWADHANWLSDRPLNEWAGVTLDADGRVVGLSLASNNLTGLVPPELGGLSNLARLDLRANSLTGRIPAELGNLSGLTTLELRSNDLTGRIPPALGGLSYLVVLDLAFNDLTGPIPPGLGNLSRLTTLNLGSNGLTASIPPELGGLSRLTVLNLRFSGLRGPIPPELSRLSRLTVLDLSYNGLTGSIPPELGSLPALTALALGSNDLTGPIPPSLGGLSGLTSLFLNGNNLTGPIPAELGGLSNLARLYLYHNDLTGPIPPELGRLPNVTELYLYNNDLAGPIPAELGALSRLRVLSVIGNRLTGPLPEELGDLASLRQLHLTNNPGLSGPLPERLTALTGLQELLLNGTDLCANADAGFQAWLSGVQLAQVRACKAARGSGAYLTQAIQSSAFPVPLVAGDEALLRVFVTASRSTSEGLPPMRATFYLDGVETYVADIPGSGTPIPTDVEDAERALDKSANIEIPGSVIQPGLEFVVEVDPANTLDPGLGVAPRIPETGRASVRVEAVPALDLTVVPFVWAAGSDLSIVDIAEGMAQDPQGHEMLWHTRTLLPVRDLDVKAHEPILTSTTNVVTLYLETALAWTLEGRRGRYMGIMPAYVIGGQSGIAAIGGFYSFSVADPFVISHEIGHNLSLRHAPCGGAGGPDPAFPQPDGTVGNRGYDFRGSGALVSPRAADIMSYCGPPHWISGYGFTKALNYRLQTETDASASRVAAVRGPVPAQAPTTTLLLWGGADARGEPFLEPAFVLDAPPSVPPSDGEYELTGRAETGDELFSLSFDMQATVDGDGGSAFVIALPAPAEWVGRLASITLSGPAGSTTLDRATDRPMAILRDPESGRLLGILRGPSSGDPVRTAASAGLAAAGAAGSELEVLVSRGIPAAPPR